A genomic segment from Peromyscus maniculatus bairdii isolate BWxNUB_F1_BW_parent chromosome 11, HU_Pman_BW_mat_3.1, whole genome shotgun sequence encodes:
- the LOC102925108 gene encoding olfactory receptor 10J3-like yields the protein MSKKNSTFVTEFLFEGFSSFDWQHRVAFFIVFLTLYLLTLSGNVIIVTIIRLDRHLHTPMYFFLSMLSISETFYTLAIIPRMLSGLLYPYQAIDIQGCAGQLFFYLTFGINNCFLLTAMGYDRYVAICNPLRYSVIMGKKVCIHLACGSLGIGLGMAIVQVTSVFGLPFCDGFVIAHFFCDVRPLLKLACADTTINEIINFVVSVCVLVLPMGLVFISYVVIISTILKIASAEGRKKAFATCASHLTVVIIHYGCASIIYLKPKSQSSLGQDRLISVTYTVITPLLNPVVYSLRNKEVKEALRKAMGLRPLSS from the coding sequence ATGTCAAAGAAGAATTCCACCTTTGTGACTGAGTTCCTCTTTGAAGGCTTCTCCAGCTTTGATTGGCAGCACAGGGTTGCCTTCTTTATTGTTTTCCTGACATTGTACCTTCTGACTCTGTCTGGCAATGTGATCATTGTGACTATTATTCGCCTGGACCGTCATCTCCATACACCCATGTACTTTTTTCTGAGCATGCTCTCCATCTCTGAGACTTTCTATACTCTTGCTATCATTCCTCGAATGCTCTCTGGCCTCCTTTATCCTTACCAGGCCATAGACATCCAAGGCTGTGCAGGCCAGCTCTTCTTTTATCTAACTTTTGGCATCAACAACTGTTTTCTTCTCACAGCAATGGgttatgaccgctatgtggctaTCTGCAATCCTCTAAGGTATTCAGTCATCATGGGCAAGAAGGTCTGTATCCACTTGGCATGTGGGTCACTGGGAATTGGCCTAGGCATGGCTATTGTCCAAGTTACATCAGTGTTTGGCCTGCCCTTCTGTGATGGCTTTGTTATTGCTCACTTCTTCTGTGATGTGAGACCCCTGCTGAAGCTGGCCTGCGCAGATACCACTATTAATGAGATCATCAACTTCGTTGTCAGTGTCTGTGTCCTAGTCTTACCCATGGGCCTTGTCTTCATCTCTTATGTTGTCATCATCTCCACCATCCTTAAGATCGCCTCAGCTGAAGGTCGGAAGAAGGCCTTTGCCACCTGTGCCTCCCACCTCACTGTGGTCATCATCCACTATGGCTGTGCCTCCATCATCTACCTAAAACCCAAGTCCCAGAGTTCCCTTGGACAGGACAGACTCATCTCAGTGACCTACACTGTCATCACTCCTCTGCTCAACCCAGTGGTGTACAGTTTGAGAAATAAGGAGGTCAAAGAGGCACTGCGAAAGGCTATGGGTCTTAGGCCTCTTTCCTCTTAA